One genomic region from Cyanobium usitatum str. Tous encodes:
- a CDS encoding AAA family ATPase: MSDLFSHQRDITLARVAPLADRLRPRSLDDFVGQESILGVGRLLRRAIAADRVGNLILHGPPGVGKTTLARIIAGSTRAHFSSLNAVLAGVKDLRAEVDAAQQRLAHHGLRTTLFIDEVHRFNSAQQDALLPWVENGTVNLIGATTENPFFEVNKALVSRSRLFRLQPLEPAHLRQLLERALRDPAVGYGERSIDLAAAAADHLVDVAGGDARSLLNALELAVETTPPGADGSIRIDLTIAEESIQQRAVLYDKQGDAHFDTISAFIKSLRGSDPDAALFWLARMVEAGENPRFIFRRMLIAAGEDIGLADPQAVVVVEACAASFERVGLPEGLYPLAQAALYLAGAEKSNSLLGFFDALKSVRSANRQQVPAHLRDANRDGQAFGDGVGYRYPHAYAEHWVAQQYLPGALQGEIFWQPGSLGWEGQRRERLQQRRAAQLAAAAEMAADQGDVLSSSPEDPQLERWLQRQAAAEGERLDTLRHRFWAGVIWQRQARVLVLEARSLLWALDPLAATPEGGVVITVAQASDRERLQAQLKVLDSLRQPQLLLVPPQTPAALNSQLEPQLALDSDARFDWVIARQPWQGLSAEQIEAWIGQAGALLGQTGQWRLLFSTPQLGPAAGLRSLLGTAEPPLQTLLEELTHLEGQRLIQAQSTGLISQRSLIAAGWQVQQEQWQESLQLELTAELIERWLTPASSYLEAMAALRGKPLASDAVQSLREAFSRVLGQPLPQALEHTLVRARRADALQTPLNT, encoded by the coding sequence GTGAGCGACCTGTTCAGCCATCAACGCGACATCACCCTGGCCCGGGTCGCGCCCCTGGCCGACCGGCTGCGGCCCCGCAGCCTTGATGACTTCGTGGGTCAAGAGTCGATCCTCGGCGTAGGACGCCTGCTAAGACGCGCCATCGCTGCAGATCGAGTCGGCAACCTGATCCTGCACGGCCCGCCGGGGGTGGGCAAAACCACCCTGGCCCGGATCATTGCTGGCAGCACCAGGGCCCACTTCAGCAGCCTCAATGCCGTACTTGCCGGCGTCAAGGATCTGCGGGCCGAGGTGGACGCGGCCCAGCAGCGCCTGGCGCACCATGGCCTGCGCACCACCCTGTTCATCGACGAGGTGCACCGTTTCAACAGTGCACAACAAGACGCCCTGCTGCCCTGGGTAGAAAACGGCACGGTGAATCTGATCGGAGCCACCACCGAAAACCCCTTTTTCGAGGTGAACAAAGCCCTGGTAAGCCGTTCGCGGTTGTTTCGCCTGCAACCGCTTGAGCCAGCACACCTGCGCCAGCTGCTGGAACGGGCCCTGCGGGATCCGGCAGTGGGCTATGGCGAACGCTCGATTGACCTAGCCGCAGCAGCGGCCGACCACCTGGTTGATGTGGCCGGCGGCGATGCCCGCAGCTTGCTGAATGCCCTGGAGCTGGCGGTGGAGACCACTCCTCCCGGTGCTGATGGCTCCATCAGGATCGATCTGACCATCGCCGAGGAGTCGATTCAGCAGCGCGCGGTGCTCTACGACAAGCAGGGGGATGCCCACTTCGACACAATCAGCGCCTTCATCAAATCGTTGCGCGGTTCCGATCCAGATGCGGCCCTTTTCTGGTTGGCCCGCATGGTGGAGGCAGGCGAAAACCCTCGCTTTATCTTCCGGCGCATGTTGATCGCTGCCGGGGAAGACATCGGCTTAGCCGATCCCCAGGCCGTGGTGGTGGTGGAAGCCTGCGCGGCCAGCTTCGAGCGAGTGGGATTGCCAGAGGGGCTTTACCCGCTGGCCCAGGCAGCTCTCTATTTGGCGGGAGCGGAAAAGAGCAACAGCTTGCTCGGTTTCTTCGATGCCCTAAAAAGCGTGCGCAGCGCCAACCGTCAGCAGGTGCCCGCCCACCTGCGCGATGCCAACCGTGATGGCCAGGCTTTTGGCGATGGAGTGGGCTACCGCTACCCCCATGCCTACGCCGAGCACTGGGTAGCCCAGCAGTATTTGCCTGGCGCACTTCAAGGTGAGATTTTCTGGCAACCGGGCAGCCTGGGCTGGGAGGGCCAGAGGCGCGAGCGCCTGCAACAGCGACGGGCCGCCCAGCTGGCGGCTGCCGCTGAGATGGCGGCGGATCAGGGCGACGTGCTTAGCAGCAGTCCGGAAGATCCCCAGCTGGAGCGCTGGCTGCAGCGGCAAGCCGCCGCCGAGGGAGAACGACTCGACACCCTGAGACATCGCTTCTGGGCAGGCGTGATCTGGCAACGCCAAGCGCGGGTGCTGGTGCTGGAAGCGAGGTCGTTGCTATGGGCCCTTGATCCCCTGGCCGCTACGCCCGAGGGCGGGGTAGTGATCACCGTGGCCCAGGCCTCCGACCGGGAGCGGCTGCAAGCCCAGCTGAAGGTGCTCGACAGCCTGCGCCAACCCCAGCTGCTGCTGGTGCCTCCCCAAACCCCCGCCGCCCTTAACTCCCAGCTCGAACCGCAACTCGCCCTTGACTCCGATGCCCGCTTCGACTGGGTGATAGCGCGGCAACCCTGGCAGGGCCTCAGCGCCGAACAAATCGAGGCCTGGATCGGCCAAGCTGGCGCGCTGCTGGGCCAAACCGGCCAATGGCGCCTGCTGTTCAGCACTCCCCAACTCGGTCCAGCAGCAGGCCTGCGGTCCCTGCTCGGCACGGCAGAACCCCCCCTGCAAACCTTGCTGGAGGAGCTAACTCACCTGGAGGGGCAGCGACTGATCCAGGCCCAGAGCACCGGCCTAATCAGCCAACGCAGCTTGATCGCCGCGGGATGGCAAGTGCAACAGGAGCAGTGGCAGGAATCACTCCAACTCGAGCTGACTGCCGAGCTGATCGAACGCTGGCTGACCCCGGCCAGCTCCTATCTCGAAGCGATGGCCGCACTCCGGGGCAAGCCCCTAGCCAGTGATGCCGTGCAAAGCCTGCGAGAAGCATTTAGCCGTGTGCTGGGCCAGCCCCTGCCCCAGGCCCTTGAGCACACCTTGGTAAGGGCAAGGCGTGCAGACGCACTGCAAACGCCCCTAAACACATAA
- a CDS encoding alpha/beta hydrolase, translating to MIKRLLAGLFVGTALSAVAMPASAAVDNNLPVRWNTGGAVWSTNQDAFNTFLQSGEVTDRGLEGGLNRSGWTAAEVREGMNKSYNVDFVGVSRFLYSDAGVKFLKNQTTSYFPYWSMNTFAVQALRSAIVADARDGQISSAGIMNALPTDMRLADFCNTYTGAQNVCAEGRCQGDAQCTSLLSWYVFLPACIQANQMADPVAEVRTMAPAPVQQVQPEAIRGLW from the coding sequence GTGATCAAGCGTTTGCTGGCCGGCCTTTTTGTGGGTACGGCCCTCTCGGCGGTGGCTATGCCAGCGTCCGCCGCAGTCGACAACAATCTCCCCGTTCGTTGGAACACCGGCGGCGCCGTGTGGTCTACCAACCAGGATGCCTTTAATACATTTCTGCAGTCTGGCGAAGTCACCGATCGGGGCCTGGAAGGGGGCCTGAACCGCTCCGGCTGGACTGCTGCCGAGGTGCGTGAAGGCATGAATAAGTCCTACAACGTGGACTTCGTTGGCGTCTCCCGCTTCCTCTACTCGGATGCCGGTGTGAAGTTCCTCAAGAACCAAACCACCAGCTACTTCCCTTACTGGAGCATGAACACCTTCGCGGTGCAGGCTCTGCGCTCGGCGATCGTGGCTGATGCCCGTGACGGCCAGATCTCCTCGGCCGGCATCATGAATGCCCTGCCTACCGACATGCGCCTAGCCGACTTCTGCAACACCTACACCGGTGCCCAGAACGTCTGTGCTGAAGGTCGTTGCCAAGGTGACGCCCAGTGCACCTCCCTGCTCTCCTGGTATGTGTTCCTGCCGGCCTGCATCCAGGCCAACCAGATGGCTGATCCCGTGGCTGAAGTACGCACAATGGCCCCAGCCCCGGTTCAGCAGGTCCAACCTGAGGCTATCCGCGGCCTCTGGTGA
- a CDS encoding phosphoadenylyl-sulfate reductase — translation MQTAPAPALPLDGAGRPIDLDAARALLAPLSAQERLGWAQNTFGAGFALTTSFGIQSAVLLHMASELTANTGRPLTVIWVDTGYLPPETYQYAERLVEQLQLQLVVAQSAMSPARMEALHGRLWETDQGGDLELYHRIRKVEPLDRALTDLAVTCWASGVRGSQTDHRKAMEPLDAVRQRWSLRPLLSWSKRDVYYYMEEHKLPQHPLFEQGYSTVGDWHSSAPDLGDVSGRATRFGGLQQECGIHLPGLMGEGI, via the coding sequence ATGCAGACGGCTCCAGCCCCAGCTCTTCCCCTCGATGGCGCCGGTCGGCCGATCGATCTGGACGCTGCTAGGGCACTGCTTGCACCTTTGTCAGCCCAAGAGCGCCTGGGCTGGGCTCAGAACACCTTCGGGGCAGGGTTTGCCTTAACAACCAGCTTTGGCATCCAGTCGGCAGTTCTGCTGCACATGGCCAGTGAGCTGACCGCCAATACCGGCCGGCCCTTAACAGTGATCTGGGTTGATACGGGCTATCTGCCGCCGGAGACTTATCAATACGCCGAGCGCCTAGTAGAGCAGCTCCAGCTCCAATTAGTGGTTGCCCAGTCGGCAATGAGCCCGGCCCGGATGGAAGCTCTGCACGGCCGCCTTTGGGAAACCGACCAGGGTGGAGATCTGGAGCTTTATCACCGGATCCGCAAGGTGGAACCCCTCGACCGGGCCCTCACTGATCTAGCGGTGACCTGTTGGGCCAGTGGTGTGCGCGGCAGCCAGACCGACCACCGCAAGGCCATGGAACCGCTGGATGCGGTGCGTCAGCGCTGGTCGCTGCGGCCCCTTCTCTCCTGGAGTAAACGGGATGTTTACTACTACATGGAAGAGCATAAATTGCCCCAGCACCCGCTGTTTGAGCAGGGTTATTCCACGGTGGGCGACTGGCACTCCAGTGCTCCTGATCTGGGAGATGTCAGCGGCCGGGCGACCCGTTTCGGTGGGCTCCAACAGGAATGTGGCATCCATCTGCCGGGATTGATGGGCGAGGGCATCTGA
- a CDS encoding efflux RND transporter periplasmic adaptor subunit, whose translation MNRAVAVSSLLGLLCAGGCATKQASRPPLVVQSEIIGEADFSPSIEVISQLSSTSDVALRPEVDGRVVKILATQGQRVKAGQPILVLDNVQQSANLDASKAEARKDLVNAERYIFLNEQGAVSTKDRDFYVTQAIQSRDQVRANAATLGYKFVTAPISGEIGDLDTVKLGDYVRQGQAITGIVDNSSLWTLMDVPATRSSRVALGQTVQLVTQGNPPLSATGKVVFISPYYGVSGSSSSPNTVLVKASFPNATGQLKTGQYVRNLIVTGNTRQLSVPVQAVMMQAQQPFVYRVLQLSQVLAKIRASTQIPEAQKQKLEALPPNTPIVVQTPVQLGELEGNRYPLVSGLQKGERVVVSNTALLRTGMPVKLSSGSN comes from the coding sequence GTGAACAGAGCGGTTGCGGTCTCCTCTCTTCTAGGGCTGCTGTGCGCAGGGGGGTGTGCGACCAAACAGGCCTCCCGGCCACCGCTAGTAGTGCAGTCCGAAATCATCGGCGAGGCTGATTTCAGCCCCTCGATTGAGGTGATCAGCCAGCTCAGCTCCACCAGTGATGTGGCACTGCGCCCCGAGGTTGATGGGCGGGTGGTGAAGATCCTGGCGACCCAGGGCCAGCGGGTGAAGGCGGGCCAGCCGATCTTGGTGCTCGACAACGTGCAGCAATCGGCAAACCTGGATGCCAGCAAGGCCGAGGCCCGTAAGGATCTGGTTAACGCGGAGCGCTATATCTTTTTGAACGAGCAGGGAGCGGTATCCACCAAGGATCGCGACTTCTACGTCACCCAGGCGATTCAAAGCCGCGACCAAGTGCGCGCCAATGCGGCCACCTTGGGCTACAAATTCGTGACGGCACCGATCAGCGGCGAGATCGGCGATCTCGATACGGTGAAGTTGGGTGATTACGTGCGCCAGGGACAGGCGATCACCGGCATTGTCGACAACTCAAGTCTTTGGACCCTGATGGATGTGCCCGCCACCCGCTCATCGCGGGTGGCGCTTGGCCAGACCGTGCAGCTGGTGACCCAGGGCAACCCGCCTCTATCTGCGACGGGGAAGGTGGTGTTTATTTCCCCTTACTACGGAGTGAGCGGTAGTAGTTCTTCGCCAAACACGGTGCTGGTCAAGGCCTCCTTCCCCAACGCAACTGGCCAGCTCAAAACAGGTCAGTACGTGCGCAATCTGATTGTCACCGGCAACACCCGCCAGCTTTCCGTGCCGGTGCAGGCAGTGATGATGCAGGCCCAACAGCCTTTTGTTTATCGAGTGCTGCAACTCAGCCAGGTGCTCGCCAAGATCCGCGCCTCCACCCAAATTCCTGAGGCGCAGAAGCAGAAGCTTGAGGCCCTGCCGCCCAATACTCCGATCGTGGTGCAGACCCCAGTGCAGCTTGGGGAGCTGGAGGGCAATCGCTACCCGCTGGTCTCCGGCCTGCAGAAAGGAGAAAGGGTGGTCGTCTCAAATACGGCGCTGTTGCGTACCGGCATGCCAGTGAAACTCTCGAGCGGAAGCAACTGA
- a CDS encoding type III pantothenate kinase, producing the protein MWHPSAGIDGRGHLSEGRWLLIGNSRWHWAEGELGCLRTWSAPAGVGKLEGLVAWAAVGPVPASAPLPRERRLHLKDVPLLEQPGWLGVDRALVGWRAWCLASGPVLVADGGTALSLTLVTSEGRFGGGRLLAGAALQLRALAAETAGLPGLEQPLDLPLDLWPRSTPEAMAAGVLRGLAAALAAAGREAQTSCPGCSFWLTGGDGPLLKPLLQQLLASSMPLQLAPDLALEALAALRPGPDR; encoded by the coding sequence ATGTGGCATCCATCTGCCGGGATTGATGGGCGAGGGCATCTGAGCGAGGGCCGTTGGCTGCTGATCGGCAACAGCCGATGGCACTGGGCAGAGGGTGAGCTGGGCTGCCTGCGTACCTGGAGTGCTCCAGCCGGTGTGGGAAAGCTTGAGGGTCTGGTTGCTTGGGCTGCGGTGGGCCCTGTGCCCGCCTCCGCTCCACTGCCGCGGGAGCGGCGTCTGCATTTGAAAGATGTGCCTTTGTTGGAGCAGCCTGGCTGGCTCGGGGTGGATCGTGCCCTGGTGGGTTGGCGGGCCTGGTGCCTTGCCTCTGGTCCCGTATTGGTGGCGGATGGCGGCACCGCCTTGAGCCTCACCCTGGTCACCAGCGAGGGCCGATTTGGGGGAGGACGCTTGCTAGCCGGAGCGGCCTTGCAGTTGCGGGCCCTGGCCGCTGAAACTGCAGGACTGCCTGGCTTGGAGCAGCCCTTGGACCTGCCTTTGGACCTCTGGCCTCGCTCCACACCAGAAGCTATGGCCGCTGGGGTTTTGCGAGGCCTGGCTGCCGCCTTGGCCGCGGCAGGGCGTGAAGCCCAAACCAGCTGCCCTGGCTGCAGCTTTTGGCTCACGGGAGGGGATGGCCCCCTGCTGAAACCATTGCTGCAGCAGCTGCTAGCCAGCTCCATGCCTCTGCAGCTGGCTCCGGACCTGGCCCTTGAGGCCTTGGCAGCACTCAGGCCAGGCCCAGATCGCTAA
- a CDS encoding efflux RND transporter periplasmic adaptor subunit has protein sequence MASALVVGCQQGREPAPRLPVVQSQRLETAEFQASFDTVSTLEAEEEVDLAAQAGGRIQRLLVRQGDRVSQGQLLLVLDQAQLRAEVASLRAQMQTNRLNYQRYQDLARQGAASALQRDEFRQAYIAAREALVAKEADLAFKDLRAPISGMVADLRVKQGDVIAAGVPITRVIRNDNLLARIDVPATYADRVRPGQRVLLLAASSSQPLAEGPVISVDPGVSAPTQTLLVKASFANPRGSLRNGQRSRTRLLLDRRQELAVPFTAVTRLAGQPFIFLVGSLAELEQRPGKAPIAELRRLPRGTLFALQTPVQLGDLQGTLYPLQRLGESGVQGGDRVITAGLLNLRHGAPVQLARQAKKAGIR, from the coding sequence ATGGCCTCTGCCCTGGTTGTGGGGTGTCAGCAGGGCCGCGAGCCAGCCCCGCGGCTGCCTGTGGTGCAGAGCCAGCGCCTGGAAACTGCCGAATTTCAGGCCAGTTTTGACACCGTGAGCACCCTGGAGGCCGAGGAGGAAGTGGATCTGGCGGCCCAGGCGGGGGGCCGCATTCAGCGATTGTTGGTGCGTCAAGGAGATCGGGTGAGCCAGGGTCAGCTGCTGCTGGTGCTCGACCAGGCCCAGCTCAGGGCCGAGGTGGCCAGCCTGCGCGCTCAGATGCAGACCAACCGCCTCAATTACCAGCGATATCAAGACCTGGCCCGTCAAGGTGCGGCCAGTGCCCTGCAGCGGGATGAATTTCGCCAGGCCTACATCGCTGCCCGCGAAGCCCTGGTGGCGAAGGAGGCCGATCTCGCCTTCAAGGATCTGCGGGCGCCGATCAGCGGCATGGTGGCCGATTTGCGCGTCAAGCAGGGCGATGTGATTGCCGCTGGCGTGCCGATTACCCGCGTGATCCGCAACGACAATCTCCTGGCTCGCATCGATGTACCTGCCACCTATGCCGATCGTGTTCGGCCGGGCCAGAGGGTGCTGCTGCTGGCCGCCTCCAGCTCCCAGCCCCTGGCGGAGGGCCCGGTGATCTCGGTAGATCCGGGGGTGAGTGCCCCAACTCAGACGCTGCTGGTGAAGGCGTCGTTTGCTAACCCGCGGGGCAGCCTGCGTAATGGCCAGCGCAGTCGCACGCGGCTGCTGCTGGATCGGCGCCAGGAGTTGGCCGTTCCCTTCACCGCGGTGACCAGGTTGGCAGGACAGCCATTTATATTTTTAGTGGGCAGCTTGGCTGAGCTGGAGCAGCGGCCAGGCAAGGCTCCCATCGCCGAGCTGCGCCGCTTGCCAAGAGGCACCCTGTTTGCCTTGCAAACTCCGGTGCAGCTGGGCGACTTGCAGGGAACCCTCTATCCACTGCAACGCCTTGGTGAGAGTGGTGTTCAGGGTGGTGATCGGGTGATCACCGCTGGTTTGCTCAATTTGCGCCACGGTGCCCCGGTGCAACTTGCGAGGCAGGCCAAAAAGGCAGGCATCCGGTAA
- the bcp gene encoding thioredoxin-dependent thiol peroxidase, translated as MALQLGDPAPDFTLPDQSGTAVKLSQFQGKRVVIYFYPKDDTPGCTKEACNFRDQWGAFEKQGITVLGISKDGASSHAKFIAKYDLPFTLLSDVEPCAVAAAYGSYGLKKFMGKEYMGMMRHTFVVDAEGKIEKIYTKVKSETMADDILSDLGLA; from the coding sequence ATGGCCCTGCAACTCGGCGATCCCGCTCCCGATTTCACCTTGCCAGACCAGAGCGGAACGGCGGTGAAACTTTCCCAGTTCCAGGGCAAACGGGTGGTGATCTACTTCTATCCCAAGGACGACACCCCAGGTTGTACCAAGGAAGCCTGCAATTTCCGGGATCAGTGGGGGGCATTCGAGAAGCAAGGCATCACCGTGCTGGGCATCAGCAAAGACGGCGCCAGCAGCCACGCCAAATTCATCGCCAAATATGACCTTCCCTTCACCTTGCTAAGCGACGTCGAGCCCTGCGCAGTGGCCGCGGCCTATGGGAGCTATGGGCTCAAGAAATTCATGGGCAAGGAATACATGGGCATGATGCGCCACACCTTCGTGGTGGATGCAGAAGGAAAGATCGAAAAGATCTACACAAAGGTGAAGTCCGAAACCATGGCGGACGACATCCTTAGCGATCTGGGCCTGGCCTGA
- a CDS encoding 4'-phosphopantetheinyl transferase family protein, which produces MSLGSSLDLPLRLAPQLWLGSLEGGDLGCLSSDERSWGSALPDRQRSRYFQSRALLRRQLAEFLGCAAAEVPLHSPPGQPPLLGAGLGWVSLSHSGAGLLIGYSGSPIGVDLESTARPMEPAGLMRRFYPEKEQAQLRDLTGAELRRAVLNSWVLKEAAIKWRHRTLAAELAQWCYDHSSGSLLNLSDGAKPDHSSALQQDWRWAAVGEGCAGLMLQSPGQPEELMGQQGA; this is translated from the coding sequence GTGAGCCTAGGCAGCAGCTTGGATCTGCCGCTGCGCCTAGCCCCCCAGCTTTGGCTGGGCTCTTTGGAGGGGGGCGACCTGGGTTGCCTATCTAGTGATGAACGCAGTTGGGGCTCGGCTCTGCCTGATCGGCAGCGAAGTCGTTACTTCCAGAGCCGGGCGCTGCTGCGGCGGCAGCTGGCTGAGTTTTTGGGCTGCGCTGCTGCCGAGGTGCCTCTCCATAGCCCGCCCGGTCAACCACCACTTTTAGGGGCTGGTCTGGGATGGGTCAGCCTCAGCCATAGCGGCGCTGGCTTGCTGATTGGCTACTCCGGCTCTCCCATCGGAGTCGATCTCGAATCCACTGCTCGACCTATGGAGCCCGCTGGACTGATGCGGCGATTTTATCCAGAGAAGGAGCAGGCTCAGTTGCGGGATTTGACTGGGGCGGAGCTACGGCGAGCGGTGCTCAATAGCTGGGTGTTGAAGGAAGCGGCTATCAAGTGGCGCCATCGCACCCTTGCAGCAGAACTGGCTCAGTGGTGTTACGACCACAGCAGCGGCAGCTTGCTAAATCTCAGTGATGGGGCCAAGCCGGATCACAGCAGCGCTCTGCAGCAGGATTGGCGTTGGGCGGCGGTTGGTGAGGGTTGTGCAGGTTTGATGTTGCAGTCGCCAGGACAGCCTGAAGAATTGATGGGACAGCAGGGCGCTTGA